In a single window of the Flavivirga spongiicola genome:
- a CDS encoding PA0069 family radical SAM protein translates to MNPKTAIKGRGAQVNVHNRFFELSHEMRDDFLEFCRKEGEISDKNKTQYLEVFPKTIVNKVESPDIGMMYSMNSYQGCEHGCIYCYARNSHEYWGYSAGLDFERRIMVKKDAPKLLEAQLKKKSWKTHPIVMSGNTDCYQPAEKQFEITRQCLEVFLKYKHPVAIITKNALILRDLDLLKALTKDSLIGVNMSITSLSENTRRILEPRTTTIKKRLETVKILSENRIPVNVMLAPIIPSINSHEILPLAKAAEEHGALSIAHTIVRLNGAIGEIFKDWIHKTLPDRAEKVLHQIESCHGGRLNDSRYGTRMRGEGKIAEQINNLVKLARLKYFKNKAMPKLNLSLHEQYKDGQLRLF, encoded by the coding sequence ATGAATCCAAAAACTGCCATAAAAGGACGTGGTGCACAAGTTAATGTACACAATCGTTTCTTCGAATTAAGTCATGAAATGCGTGACGACTTTCTCGAATTCTGTCGTAAAGAAGGTGAAATAAGCGATAAAAATAAAACACAATATCTGGAAGTATTTCCCAAAACGATAGTCAATAAAGTGGAGAGCCCGGATATAGGTATGATGTACTCTATGAATTCATATCAAGGTTGCGAGCACGGTTGCATTTATTGTTACGCACGCAATAGCCATGAGTATTGGGGTTATAGTGCGGGTTTGGATTTTGAACGGCGTATTATGGTAAAGAAAGATGCTCCCAAATTACTGGAAGCACAACTAAAAAAGAAAAGTTGGAAAACACATCCTATCGTTATGTCCGGAAATACGGATTGTTACCAACCCGCCGAAAAACAATTTGAAATTACGAGACAATGCTTAGAGGTGTTTTTAAAATACAAACACCCGGTAGCTATCATTACGAAAAATGCATTAATTCTTAGGGATTTAGATCTTTTAAAAGCATTGACAAAAGATAGCTTAATTGGTGTAAATATGTCCATTACCTCATTGTCAGAAAATACAAGACGCATTTTAGAACCTCGAACAACCACAATTAAAAAACGTTTAGAAACCGTTAAGATTTTAAGTGAAAATAGGATTCCGGTAAATGTGATGTTAGCACCTATTATTCCGTCTATAAATAGTCATGAAATATTACCTTTAGCAAAAGCAGCAGAAGAACATGGTGCTTTGTCGATAGCTCATACAATTGTGAGACTAAATGGTGCTATTGGCGAGATTTTTAAAGATTGGATTCATAAAACGCTTCCAGATCGTGCCGAAAAAGTATTGCATCAAATAGAGAGTTGTCACGGAGGTCGTTTAAACGATTCTAGGTACGGAACCAGAATGCGGGGTGAGGGAAAAATTGCAGAACAAATTAATAATCTTGTAAAACTGGCCAGGCTAAAGTATTTTAAAAATAAAGCTATGCCAAAACTTAACCTGAGTTTGCATGAACAATATAAAGACGGGCAATTAAGATTGTTTTAA
- a CDS encoding nuclear transport factor 2 family protein, translating to MRTILILLLILLTSCQQESTDEKIKKSNLELTSRYFNEVYNQNNIDLIDELFVENYEHTSTEGRKFNSRDELKSAVKRIESLLPNLKLEIVEAVADKEKVIFLIGMESDLPKMASSTTKANKTDFNETFIFWVKDNKIYKGRSIGAHLPFIKQVSGFEGGLMALIKELSKKQDSLATE from the coding sequence ATGAGAACAATTCTAATACTCTTACTAATACTTTTGACTTCTTGCCAACAAGAATCAACAGATGAAAAAATAAAAAAATCAAACCTTGAATTAACTTCTCGTTATTTCAATGAAGTATACAATCAAAATAATATTGACTTAATTGATGAGTTGTTTGTTGAAAATTATGAACATACATCAACGGAAGGAAGAAAATTTAATAGTCGGGATGAATTAAAATCTGCCGTTAAAAGAATTGAATCTCTTTTACCAAATTTAAAACTTGAAATTGTAGAGGCAGTAGCTGATAAAGAAAAAGTTATTTTCTTGATTGGAATGGAATCTGATTTACCAAAAATGGCTAGTTCAACGACCAAGGCTAATAAAACTGATTTTAACGAAACGTTTATCTTTTGGGTTAAGGATAATAAAATATATAAAGGCAGGTCAATTGGGGCACATTTACCTTTTATAAAACAAGTTTCTGGATTTGAAGGAGGGTTAATGGCATTGATTAAAGAGCTATCGAAAAAACAAGATTCATTGGCAACGGAATAA